The following proteins are co-located in the Sporolituus thermophilus DSM 23256 genome:
- a CDS encoding CaiB/BaiF CoA transferase family protein — protein sequence MEYQGALHGVRVLDLTRVLAGPFCTMMLADMGAEVIKIEVPKKGDDSRQFGPFVNGESSYYMNLNRNKKGITLNLKGRGKEIFLEMVKKADIVVENYRPGTMEKLGLGYEDLKKVNPRLIYGCVSGFGHYGPYKDRPGYDIIGQAMSGLMSTTGWPGGEPTRTGTAMADVLAGLSVTIGILAALRYRDVTGIGQKVDVALVDSAVASLEIINQIYLVEGRIPQRIGNRYESTYPYDSFRAKDGSLVIGAANDKLWQKVCELMGDPDLAFRPEFDKNYKRVQNHEEVKKLVEAWTMTKTVDELVDALLAAGVPAAPINTIDKVVNDPHIAGAREMFIEIDHPKAGRMKIAGTHIKMSDTKPCVRTPAPLLGQHNDEVYRDLLGLSADEIAALKEQEII from the coding sequence ATGGAATACCAAGGAGCGCTTCACGGAGTACGGGTTCTCGATCTGACCCGGGTCCTGGCCGGACCCTTCTGCACCATGATGTTAGCTGACATGGGGGCAGAAGTAATTAAGATTGAGGTGCCGAAAAAAGGGGACGACAGTCGCCAGTTCGGGCCCTTTGTCAATGGCGAAAGCTCGTATTACATGAATCTCAACCGAAACAAAAAAGGTATTACCCTTAATCTCAAAGGCCGGGGCAAGGAAATATTCCTGGAAATGGTGAAAAAGGCCGACATTGTCGTTGAAAACTACCGGCCGGGTACGATGGAAAAACTGGGTCTTGGCTATGAAGACCTGAAAAAAGTCAATCCCCGGCTCATTTATGGCTGCGTGTCCGGCTTTGGCCACTACGGACCATATAAAGACCGCCCAGGCTATGATATCATCGGTCAGGCTATGAGCGGCCTGATGAGCACCACCGGCTGGCCGGGCGGGGAACCTACCCGCACCGGCACGGCCATGGCCGACGTGCTTGCCGGCCTGTCGGTCACAATTGGCATTTTAGCTGCTTTGCGCTATCGCGATGTAACCGGAATTGGTCAGAAAGTGGATGTGGCCTTGGTCGATTCGGCCGTCGCCAGCCTGGAAATCATTAACCAGATTTACTTGGTGGAAGGACGTATTCCTCAGCGCATTGGCAACCGCTACGAGTCCACCTATCCCTATGATTCCTTCCGGGCTAAGGACGGCAGCTTGGTTATTGGCGCTGCCAATGACAAATTATGGCAAAAGGTATGTGAACTCATGGGTGATCCTGACTTAGCCTTCCGGCCTGAATTTGACAAGAATTACAAGCGTGTACAAAACCATGAAGAAGTGAAAAAGCTGGTTGAGGCCTGGACGATGACCAAAACGGTGGACGAACTCGTCGACGCGCTGCTCGCGGCCGGGGTACCGGCGGCGCCTATCAACACTATTGACAAGGTGGTAAATGATCCGCATATCGCCGGTGCCCGTGAAATGTTTATCGAAATCGATCACCCCAAAGCCGGCCGCATGAAGATTGCTGGCACGCACATTAAAATGTCCGACACCAAGCCCTGCGTTAGGACGCCGGCGCCGCTCCTCGGACAGCACAACGATGAAGTGTACCGCGACCTGCTTGGCTTAAGCGCCGACGAGATCGCAGCCTTAAAAGAACAAGAAATTATATAA
- a CDS encoding 3-isopropylmalate dehydratase small subunit yields MSAIVRGKVHKYGDNINTDIISPPQYMELSIAEAAKYAMSAIDPDFAAKVQKGDILVAGANFGSGSSRETSPLTLKYLGVGAIVAKFFARIFYRNAINLGIPVIECSDADKIQNGDTIEIDLETGIIRNITRQETYQGTRIPAHILELINEGGLVPYLKKTI; encoded by the coding sequence ATGAGCGCGATAGTACGCGGAAAAGTGCATAAATACGGTGACAACATCAACACCGATATCATTTCGCCGCCCCAGTACATGGAACTCAGTATTGCCGAGGCGGCAAAATATGCTATGAGTGCCATCGATCCCGATTTTGCCGCCAAAGTGCAAAAAGGTGACATTCTGGTGGCCGGGGCCAACTTCGGTTCTGGCTCGAGTCGCGAGACGTCGCCGCTAACGCTTAAGTACCTGGGGGTTGGCGCTATTGTCGCGAAATTTTTTGCCCGCATTTTCTATCGTAATGCCATCAACCTGGGCATTCCGGTCATTGAGTGTTCTGACGCCGATAAAATCCAAAACGGTGATACCATCGAGATCGACCTGGAGACCGGTATTATCCGCAATATTACGCGGCAAGAGACTTACCAAGGCACCAGAATTCCCGCCCATATTCTGGAACTAATTAATGAAGGCGGCTTGGTGCCATACCTGAAAAAGACGATTTAG